From a region of the Rhipicephalus microplus isolate Deutch F79 chromosome X, USDA_Rmic, whole genome shotgun sequence genome:
- the LOC119177157 gene encoding sal-like protein 3, whose product MSRRKQACPSRHIASPASSSLCVGNSHNGSGRGGSSTGGEEESSDDEHVCGRCRAEFPTLDHFLAHKRCCPSVETMGLPGSTPSRLSCSDDDAAGRQSTSDVAEVDEDPLVVAAAARLPSTHVALEALQSTKVAVAQFAYGSAGGPAEIAALHEALMALQQQQVVQLHIIQQLQAYVGATPTLPVNLTRAADSTPTPPPPPPPPPPAPRTEPSPDAPGQTHATPPPPNTAVDLAAKEIAPPEPAEPPPETISSGALLVAPPVGPPPPDEPNTLELLQRHTEKALQDTMSGGSFLLNGLGSPDPSRLRRKDGRPDEAYLRHRCRFCGKVFGSDSALQIHIRSHTGERPFKCNVCGNRFSTKGNLKVHFQRHRAKYPHVRMNPHPVPEHLDKHFPPLEPPGDRSPTSPSGATSSPPPSLQPALALQTAPLGVLVKAGSQVPRPDDLVGPSCSGTLALRATGSRSISPGTETTNVTTSMGSPPLEGERPLSLKAEPEDDAEDKASDEDRDSGGISGSADDSMPFTSAGSFMSSSFSALPTPADAAVPLHADPAFYQDLLPKPGSNDNSWETLMEVTRPSETSKLQQLVDNIEHKLSDPNQCVICHRVLSCRSALQMHYRTHTGERPFRCKICGRAFTTKGNLKTHMGVHRVKPPLRVLHKCPVCHKQFTNSLVLQQHVRMHGSESLHPTQSFSTTSQRPTPPPKTSSSPPPTSPSSPMPEQKKEEERSPSPQPLLRPLSPERPPSQLTSLAALENQVKGIKTSLQVPALPFGPFGIGLSSGFGRYDEQSPLFNRTPEAGQRSPAFSPRAGSELSTGDERSTPGAPSPSGGTSPPVNGGPLDLTPRTLLGRPADNFSGRFFAAPPLGGLPFPGAAPGRPNTTCQICFKTFACNSALEIHYRSHTKERPFKCSVCERGFSTKGNLKQHMLTHKIRDLPATLFAATPTSSASAPSPVPSPGRSSSPADQRPGASPDENRTKRVEPVAAPPGGPPPPRRPPGLPRHVCHVCNKPFSSSSSLQIHMRTHTGDRPFKCSVCGRAFTTKGNLKVHMGTHMWNNGSSRRGRRMSIELPSLLSGPKADFVPPPPPPHELFYPYLGPAYLNGMLGPKANEISVIQGASTEPRPGDEAEPHNGAWAWKMACNLCAKICGSSLELEAHLKAHHRKELEVQSPDNVAV is encoded by the coding sequence GTTCGGGCCGAGGTGGGAGCAGCACTGGCGGCGAGGAAGAGAGCAGCGACGACGAGCACGTGTGCGGCCGCTGCCGTGCCGAGTTTCCTACTCTCGACCACTTCTTAGCACACAAGCGGTGCTGCCCAAGTGTCGAGACAATGGGGCTACCAGGCAGCACACCGAGTCGGCTATCGTGCAGTGATGACGATGCGGCTGGCCGTCAATCAACGTCGGACGTGGCCGAGGTGGACGAGGATCCCCTGGTGGTGGCTGCAGCTGCGCGACTGCCTTCGACGCACGTGGCGTTGGAGGCTCTGCAGAGCACCAAGGTGGCCGTGGCGCAGTTTGCCTACGGCAGCGCTGGAGGTCCTGCTGAGATAGCCGCGCTACACGAGGCGCTGATGGCGCTGCAGCAACAGCAAGTCGTCCAGCTCCACATCATTCAGCAACTGCAGGCGTACGTGGGTGCCACACCAACGCTTCCTGTAAACCTGACCAGGGCGGCGGACAGTACACCGACACCGCCtcctccgccgccaccgccaccaccggcgCCTCGGACCGAGCCCAGTCCAGATGCCCCGGGGCAGACACACGCGACCCCGCCGCCGCCGAACACCGCGGTAGACCTGGCCGCCAAAGAGATTGCACCACCTGAACCCGCTGAGCCGCCACCGGAAACTATCTCCAGCGGTGCCTTGCTGGTTGCGCCGCCCGTGGGTCCGCCGCCACCGGACGAGCCCAACACGCTTGAGCTTCTGCAGCGGCACACTGAAAAGGCGCTGCAGGACACCATGAGTGGCGGCTCGTTTCTGCTAAATGGCCTCGGCTCTCCTGACCCGAGTCGTCTGCGCAGGAAGGACGGCCGGCCCGACGAGGCTTACTTGCGCCACCGGTGTCGTTTCTGCGGCAAGGTGTTCGGCAGCGACAGCGCGCTGCAAATCCATATCCGCTCCCATACCGGGGAAAGACCCTTCAAGTGCAACGTCTGCGGGAACAGGTTTTCAACGAAGGGCAACCTGAAGGTGCACTTTCAAAGACACCGTGCGAAGTACCCACACGTGCGAATGAACCCGCATCCTGTTCCGGAGCACTTGGACAAGCATTTCCCGCCGTTGGAGCCTCCCGGGGATCGCAGCCCGACATCGCCGTCCGGCGCCACGTCGTCACCACCACCGTCGCTACAACCCGCACTGGCTCTACAGACTGCTCCTTTGGGTGTCTTGGTCAAAGCAGGGTCCCAAGTGCCACGACCCGATGATCTTGTTGGACCTAGTTGCAGTGGGACGCTGGCGTTACGAGCCACGGGCAGCAGAAGCATATCTCCTGGTACTGAAACGACCAATGTGACTACATCAATGGGTTCTCCACCGCTGGAGGGAGAACGCCCTTTAAGTCTTAAAGCCGAGCCAGAGGATGATGCAGAAGACAAGGCGTCGGACGAAGACAGAGACTCCGGCGGCATCAGTGGTTCCGCTGATGACTCTATGCCCTTCACCTCAGCGGGATCGTTCATGAGCAGCTCCTTTTCCGCGCTTCCGACGCCTGCGGACGCAGCAGTGCCACTACATGCGGACCCCGCGTTTTACCAAGACTTGCTGCCGAAGCCTGGAAGTAACGACAACTCGTGGGAAACTCTCATGGAGGTGACGAGGCCGTCTGAGACATCCAAGCTGCAGCAACTGGTCGACAACATTGAGCACAAGCTGAGTGACCCGAACCAATGCGTGATATGTCATCGTGTGCTCAGTTGCCGCAGTGCTCTGCAGATGCATTACCGGACACACACCGGTGAAAGGCCGTTCCGTTGCAAAATATGCGGTCGTGCGTTCACCACGAAAGGAAATCTTAAGACACACATGGGAGTGCATAGGGTCAAACCACCGCTACGTGTACTTCACAAGTGCCCCGTCTGCCACAAACAATTCACTAACTCTCTTGTTCTGCAACAACACGTCCGTATGCATGGATCAGAAAGCTTGCATCCGACGCAAAGTTTCTCAACAACCTCACAGAGGCCCACGCCACCGCCAAAGACTTCTTCGTCACCACCTCCAACTTCTCCTTCTTCACCAATGCCTGagcaaaagaaagaagaggagcGGTCGCCCTCTCCGCAGCCTCTGTTGCGGCCTCTGAGTCCTGAGCGCCCACCGTCGCAACTAACGTCATTAGCTGCTCTTGAAAATCAGGTTAAGGGCATCAAGACGTCGTTGCAAGTGCCAGCATTACCTTTCGGCCCTTTCGGAATAGGCCTTTCTTCTGGTTTTGGGCGCTACGACGAACAGTCGCCTCTCTTTAATCGAACGCCAGAAGCTGGACAACGGTCTCCGGCATTTTCACCGCGAGCAGGATCTGAACTGTCAACTGGTGATGAAAGATCAACTCCAGGAGCGCCTTCGCCATCTGGTGGAACTTCACCACCCGTGAACGGTGGTCCGCTAGATCTAACGCCGCGAACCTTATTAGGTCGGCCAGCGGACAACTTTTCTGGTCGCTTTTTTGCCGCTCCGCCGTTGGGAGGATTGCCGTTTCCTGGAGCCGCGCCCGGCCGCCCGAATACAACATGCCAGATATGCTTCAAGACGTTTGCCTGCAACAGTGCTCTCGAGATCCACTATCGGAGCCACACCAAAGAGCGACCGTTCAAATGCAGCGTCTGCGAGCGGGGCTTCTCCACCAAGGGAAACCTCAAGCAGCACATGCTGACACACAAGATCCGAGATTTGCCGGCCACCTTGTTCGCAGCCACCCCTACCTCGAGTGCGAGCGCGCCGAGCCCGGTACCCAGTCCCGGGCGCTCCTCGAGCCCTGCTGATCAGCGACCCGGCGCCAGCCCCGACGAGAATCGGACCAAGAGGGTGGAACCGGTGGCTGCGCCGCCGGGTGGGCCGCCGCCGCCCCGGCGACCTCCTGGCTTGCCAAGGCACGTGTGCCACGTGTGCAACAAGCCCTTCTCGAGCTCTAGTTCTCTCCAGatccacatgcgcacacacactgGTGACCGGCCCTTTAAGTGCTCCGTGTGCGGCCGCGCTTTCACCACCAAAGGCAACCTCAAGGTGCACATGGGTACGCACATGTGGAACAACGGTAGTTCGCGTCGCGGCCGCCGCATGTCCATTGAGCTGCCATCGCTGCTGAGTGGGCCCAAGGCTGACTTcgtgccgccaccgccgccaccccatGAGCTCTTCTACCCCTACCTTGGGCCGGCCTACCTGAATGGCATGCTGGGACCGAAGGCGAACGAGATCTCCGTCATCCAGGGCGCCAGCACCGAGCCCCGACCGGGAGATGAGGCCGAGCCCCACAACGGCGCCTGGGCCTGGAAGATGGCCTGCAACTTGTGCGCCAAGATTTGCGGTTCGTCGCTCGAGCTAGAGGCTCACCTCAAAGCGCACCATCGCAAGGAACTGGAGGTCCAGTCGCCTGACAACGTGGCCGTCTGA